A section of the Calditrichota bacterium genome encodes:
- a CDS encoding CoA-binding protein, with protein sequence MNDAVKTVVVVGASPKRERYSNRAIRLLLEQGYRVIPVHPAHREIEGLQAVADLAYVEPPVHTVTMYVACERSRQLGPAIIALRPARVIFNPGAECPELEQELAEHGISCVRACTLVLLRCGEF encoded by the coding sequence CGCAAGCCCAAAGCGCGAGCGCTACTCGAATCGTGCGATACGTTTGCTCCTTGAACAAGGCTATCGAGTCATTCCGGTTCATCCGGCGCATCGCGAGATCGAAGGGCTGCAGGCGGTGGCCGACCTTGCGTATGTGGAGCCGCCAGTGCACACGGTGACCATGTACGTGGCCTGTGAGAGGAGCCGCCAGTTGGGGCCAGCCATCATTGCCCTGCGGCCGGCGCGGGTCATCTTCAACCCTGGCGCCGAATGCCCGGAGCTCGAGCAGGAGCTGGCCGAGCACGGCATTTCGTGTGTGCGCGCGTGCACCCTGGTGTTGTTGCGATGCGGCGAGTTCTGA